From the genome of Methanomicrobia archaeon, one region includes:
- a CDS encoding DUF92 domain-containing protein, translating into MAVSTQLVLSLITVSVAFLLVFFVYQKRKISTSALVGTLGMGVLILLLLGLDYGYIGLLTLLAFFILGNLVTCYKYDKKFALGIAEAHQGMRDIHNVVGNGLSPLIFAVLFAISSAHLEMLFLLGFSGAVATATADTFSTEVGQGHGTPRLITTLKHVPAGTNGGVSLTGFGAAALGSALIALVSLLFLGARAVTYIGTIFFIVCFVAGILGGLIDSILSATVEDREPIRLNKHHVNILATLSGGLIAMLLGASFGL; encoded by the coding sequence ATGGCAGTTAGTACGCAGCTGGTGTTATCATTGATCACGGTGTCCGTAGCGTTCCTGCTCGTCTTTTTCGTTTACCAGAAGCGAAAAATAAGCACCTCGGCTCTGGTTGGCACGCTGGGCATGGGCGTGCTCATTTTGCTGCTGCTCGGGCTTGATTACGGCTATATCGGTCTGCTCACGCTGCTCGCGTTCTTCATCCTCGGGAACCTCGTGACGTGCTACAAATACGATAAGAAATTCGCGCTCGGCATCGCCGAAGCACACCAGGGCATGCGGGACATTCATAACGTGGTGGGTAACGGTTTATCGCCACTGATCTTTGCGGTGCTCTTCGCGATCTCCAGCGCGCATCTGGAGATGCTCTTTCTGCTCGGCTTCTCGGGCGCCGTAGCGACCGCAACAGCAGACACCTTCTCCACCGAGGTCGGGCAAGGACACGGAACACCGAGATTGATAACGACTCTGAAGCACGTGCCCGCGGGCACGAATGGCGGCGTGAGTCTCACGGGCTTTGGGGCTGCCGCGCTCGGCTCGGCCCTGATCGCGCTTGTCTCACTCCTGTTTCTCGGCGCGCGAGCCGTCACGTATATCGGCACGATTTTTTTCATCGTGTGCTTCGTTGCGGGGATTTTAGGCGGCCTGATCGACAGTATACTCTCCGCTACGGTCGAGGATCGGGAGCCGATCCGCTTGAACAAGCACCACGTAAACATTTTGGCCACGCTCTCTGGCGGGCTGATCGCGATGCTGCTGGGTGCTTCATTCGGCCTGTAA
- a CDS encoding metal-binding protein yields the protein MKKEELLHLHMLLAQVKKSCEQRGLDCDFSKYRELNISPFQVHRSKDEHKHAIFVLGTELASLATKQHYVVYK from the coding sequence ATGAAGAAAGAAGAGCTGTTACATCTCCATATGCTATTGGCTCAGGTGAAGAAGTCCTGTGAGCAGCGTGGCTTGGATTGTGATTTTTCAAAGTACCGTGAGCTCAATATCTCGCCCTTCCAGGTACACCGCAGCAAGGACGAGCATAAGCATGCCATCTTCGTGCTCGGCACGGAACTCGCGTCCCTGGCCACGAAGCAACACTACGTGGTCTACAAATAA
- a CDS encoding metal-binding protein yields MKKEEVIQLHVLMAQVKKFCEQHGLDCEFSTYRELNISPFQVHRSKDEHKQAVFVLLTALVSMTAKHNCPVPCHCLAFLHDQ; encoded by the coding sequence ATGAAGAAAGAGGAAGTGATACAGCTTCATGTGCTAATGGCTCAGGTGAAGAAATTTTGTGAACAGCATGGCTTGGATTGCGAATTTTCCACGTATCGGGAGCTTAATATCTCGCCTTTCCAGGTTCACCGCAGCAAGGACGAGCACAAGCAGGCTGTTTTCGTGCTCCTCACGGCACTCGTGTCCATGACGGCGAAGCACAATTGCCCGGTTCCGTGCCACTGTCTCGCCTTTCTTCACGATCAGTAA